The following are encoded in a window of Bradyrhizobium guangdongense genomic DNA:
- a CDS encoding MFS transporter, whose amino-acid sequence MLEFYDFITYSFFAIQIGHAFFPTGSEYGSLMLSLATFGAGFVTRPIGGIVLGIYSDRIGRRPAMLLSFALMGAAILTITFTPSYNSIGLAAPIIVIAARMVQGFALGGEVGPTTAYLIEIAPPEHRALVVAWQPASQEIAATAGALVGVILSRTMAPEMLDLYGWRVAFLIGAVCLPFGVWMRRTLPETISPADVGVAAKESTGHLSLARSHTGLIVLALMVLASGTISTYVTQYMTTYAQNTLHVSSTLAFAVSLVSNGIQFVGALVGGWLADRLGRKPVMIWPQLATLLLTYPVFLWIVHAPGMLSLLVGFGLLSIIGSLPFTAFYATFTEALPQSIRGGVFATVYAVAIASFGGTAQLVVTWLLHVTGDPLAPAWYLLLAAIVGLVAMSLMPETAPVKQRDRRV is encoded by the coding sequence ATGCTCGAGTTCTACGATTTCATCACCTACAGCTTCTTCGCGATCCAGATCGGGCATGCCTTCTTTCCGACCGGAAGCGAGTACGGCAGCCTGATGCTGTCGTTGGCGACATTCGGTGCCGGCTTCGTGACGCGTCCGATCGGCGGTATCGTGCTCGGCATCTATTCCGACCGGATCGGCCGGCGGCCCGCGATGCTGTTGAGTTTCGCGCTGATGGGGGCGGCGATCCTGACCATCACGTTCACGCCGTCCTATAATTCGATCGGGCTTGCGGCGCCGATCATCGTCATTGCGGCCCGCATGGTGCAAGGCTTTGCGCTCGGCGGCGAGGTGGGGCCGACCACCGCTTATCTGATTGAGATCGCGCCGCCGGAGCATCGGGCGCTGGTGGTGGCCTGGCAGCCGGCGAGTCAGGAGATCGCAGCAACGGCCGGAGCGCTCGTCGGCGTCATCCTGAGCAGGACGATGGCGCCGGAGATGTTGGATCTCTATGGCTGGCGCGTGGCGTTTCTGATCGGGGCGGTCTGCCTGCCGTTCGGAGTCTGGATGCGCCGGACCCTTCCCGAGACGATCTCACCGGCTGACGTCGGTGTCGCGGCAAAGGAAAGCACGGGTCATCTGTCGCTGGCTCGCTCCCACACCGGCCTGATCGTGCTAGCGTTGATGGTGCTGGCCAGCGGCACGATCTCGACCTATGTCACGCAATACATGACGACCTATGCGCAGAATACGCTGCATGTCTCGTCGACTCTGGCGTTTGCCGTATCGCTCGTCAGTAACGGCATTCAGTTCGTCGGCGCGCTGGTTGGCGGTTGGCTCGCCGATCGTCTCGGCCGCAAGCCTGTGATGATCTGGCCGCAGCTTGCGACCCTGCTGCTGACCTATCCTGTCTTCCTCTGGATCGTCCATGCGCCGGGCATGCTGTCGCTGCTGGTTGGCTTCGGCTTGCTGTCCATCATCGGCTCGCTGCCGTTCACCGCGTTCTACGCCACTTTCACCGAGGCGCTGCCACAAAGTATCCGCGGCGGCGTGTTCGCCACCGTCTACGCGGTCGCGATCGCGAGCTTCGGTGGCACCGCACAGCTCGTGGTGACCTGGCTGCTCCATGTCACCGGCGATCCGCTGGCGCCGGCTTGGTACCTGCTGCTTGCGGCGATCGTCGGACTGGTTGCGATGAGTCTGATGCCGGAAACTGCACCGGTGAAGCAGCGCGATCGTCGGGTCTGA
- the flhA gene encoding flagellar biosynthesis protein FlhA — MADTLAASLPNPRRFGADAFFAGGIVTMLTILFLPIPPVLIDLGLAFSIALSALILMVALWIQRPLDFSAFPTVLLIATILRLALNIATTRLILSRGGEGEQAAGHVVAGFSKFVMGGDFVIGLIIFAILVTVNFVVITKGATRIAEVGARFTLDAIPGKQMAIDADLSAGLIDDKEAQRRRRELEEESAFFGAMDGASKFVRGDAIAGLIITAINIFGGIIIGVTHHGLTLSRAADVYTKLSVGDGLVSQMPALIVSLSAGLLVSKGGTRGSAEQAVLRQLGGYPRAVSAASLMMFVLALMPGLPMAPFVLLGGVMAFVGYSLPKRQAAAKQKDDARKAEERAQNEAKESVKESLKTAEIELSLGSHLSVHLLGSRNELAHRVSKIRKKFAKQYGFVIPEIKLSDNLSIDPKAYQIRIHDTRVAHGELRIGEVLVLVDKDGKPDVPGDEVIEPAFGMKALWVTEAFTEEVKRQGCKPVDNLSVLLTHLSEVLRANLSQLLSYKDMRGLLDRLEPEYKRLVDDLCPSQISYSGLLAILKILLGERVSIRNLHLILEAIAEIAPHVRRSEQVAEHVRMRLAQQICGDLSDNGVLNVLRLGNRWDLAFHQSLKRDGKGDVVEFDADPRLIEQFATEASAAIRKFTEDGTSVVLAVTPEARPYVRMILERVFPTLPILSHVEVARSAEIRALGAIS; from the coding sequence ATGGCCGATACGTTAGCTGCTAGCCTGCCGAACCCGCGACGCTTCGGCGCGGATGCCTTCTTCGCGGGCGGTATCGTGACCATGCTCACGATCCTGTTCCTGCCGATTCCTCCTGTTCTGATCGACCTCGGTCTCGCCTTCTCGATCGCGCTGTCCGCGCTGATTTTGATGGTTGCGTTGTGGATCCAGCGGCCACTCGACTTCTCCGCTTTTCCCACCGTTCTCCTGATCGCGACGATCCTGCGGCTGGCGCTGAATATCGCGACCACCCGCCTGATCCTGTCGCGCGGCGGAGAGGGTGAGCAGGCTGCCGGCCATGTCGTCGCCGGTTTCTCGAAATTCGTCATGGGCGGCGACTTCGTCATCGGCCTGATCATCTTCGCGATCCTGGTCACGGTGAATTTCGTCGTCATCACCAAGGGCGCGACGCGTATCGCGGAAGTCGGCGCCCGCTTCACCCTGGATGCCATTCCCGGCAAGCAGATGGCGATCGACGCGGATCTATCGGCCGGTCTGATCGACGACAAGGAAGCGCAGCGCCGGCGCCGCGAGCTCGAGGAAGAGAGCGCGTTCTTCGGTGCGATGGACGGTGCATCCAAGTTCGTTCGCGGCGACGCCATCGCCGGCTTGATCATCACTGCGATCAACATTTTCGGCGGCATCATCATCGGCGTCACCCATCATGGGCTGACCTTGTCGCGCGCCGCCGACGTCTACACAAAGCTCTCGGTCGGCGACGGCCTGGTGTCGCAGATGCCGGCGCTGATCGTATCGCTGTCGGCGGGTCTTCTGGTGTCCAAGGGCGGCACCAGGGGCTCGGCCGAGCAGGCCGTGCTGCGGCAGCTCGGCGGCTATCCGCGCGCGGTGTCGGCGGCCTCCTTGATGATGTTCGTGCTGGCGCTGATGCCGGGCCTGCCGATGGCGCCGTTCGTACTATTGGGCGGCGTCATGGCCTTCGTCGGCTACTCGCTGCCGAAGCGGCAGGCCGCGGCGAAGCAGAAGGATGACGCGCGCAAGGCGGAGGAGCGGGCGCAGAACGAGGCCAAGGAGTCCGTCAAGGAATCGCTCAAGACCGCCGAGATCGAGCTGTCGCTCGGCAGCCATCTGTCGGTCCACCTGCTTGGTTCGCGCAACGAGCTCGCACACCGCGTCAGCAAGATCCGCAAGAAATTCGCCAAGCAGTACGGTTTCGTCATTCCCGAGATCAAGCTGTCGGACAATCTGTCGATCGACCCCAAGGCCTACCAGATCCGGATCCACGATACCCGCGTCGCCCACGGCGAGCTCAGGATCGGCGAGGTGCTGGTGCTCGTAGACAAGGACGGCAAGCCCGACGTGCCCGGCGATGAGGTGATCGAACCCGCGTTCGGCATGAAAGCGCTGTGGGTGACGGAAGCCTTCACCGAGGAGGTCAAGAGGCAGGGCTGCAAGCCGGTCGACAATCTGTCGGTGCTGCTCACGCATCTGAGCGAAGTGCTGAGGGCAAACCTCTCGCAGCTGCTGTCCTACAAGGACATGCGAGGACTGCTTGACCGGCTCGAGCCCGAGTACAAGCGCCTGGTCGACGACCTCTGCCCATCGCAGATATCCTATTCCGGCCTGCTGGCGATCCTGAAGATCCTGCTTGGCGAGCGGGTGTCGATCCGCAATCTTCATCTGATCCTCGAAGCGATCGCCGAGATTGCACCCCATGTGCGGCGCTCGGAGCAGGTCGCCGAGCATGTGCGGATGCGCCTGGCTCAGCAGATCTGCGGCGACCTCTCCGACAATGGCGTGCTTAATGTCCTTCGTCTCGGCAACCGCTGGGACCTCGCCTTCCACCAGAGCCTCAAGCGCGACGGCAAGGGCGATGTCGTCGAGTTCGACGCCGACCCGCGGCTGATCGAGCAGTTCGCGACCGAGGCGAGCGCCGCGATCCGGAAATTCACCGAGGACGGCACCAGCGTGGTGCTGGCGGTAACACCGGAAGCACGGCCCTATGTCCGCATGATTCTCGAGCGTGTGTTCCCGACATTGCCGATCCTCTCGCATGTCGAGGTCGCCCGCAGCGCCGAGATCAGGGCGCTCGGAGCCATTTCGTGA
- a CDS encoding flagellar biosynthesis protein FlgN — protein MQVEQGATAPVMEQPVVDIEAVATEAARGDVLLPALLLSSGGEMTSDDAESAGAEATRSEEIRGLLAAIRRLETIVVEETTALATGQKVDFDDFSARKSRSMLEFVRLMRARMHLGGETEITEEIQRLREKLERNRSLLEMHYEAVREVAGIIVKAIKDAESDGTYTGRAVRDAK, from the coding sequence ATGCAGGTAGAACAGGGCGCGACGGCCCCGGTAATGGAACAGCCGGTCGTCGACATCGAGGCCGTTGCGACTGAGGCTGCACGGGGCGACGTTCTGCTGCCCGCCCTCCTGCTCAGTTCCGGCGGCGAGATGACATCCGACGATGCTGAATCGGCAGGAGCGGAGGCGACGCGCTCCGAGGAGATCCGCGGCCTATTGGCCGCGATTCGCCGGCTCGAAACCATCGTCGTGGAAGAGACCACCGCGCTCGCGACAGGACAGAAGGTCGACTTCGACGACTTCAGCGCCCGGAAAAGCCGGAGCATGCTGGAGTTCGTCCGCCTGATGCGGGCGCGGATGCATCTCGGCGGCGAAACCGAGATCACCGAGGAGATCCAGCGGCTCCGCGAGAAGCTGGAGCGAAATCGCTCCCTCCTCGAGATGCATTACGAGGCCGTGCGCGAGGTCGCGGGCATCATCGTCAAGGCGATCAAGGATGCCGAGTCGGACGGCACCTATACCGGTCGTGCAGTGCGGGATGCAAAATGA
- the fliR gene encoding flagellar biosynthesis protein FliR: MISGLTDNVLATFIVFCRIGACLMLVPGYSSVNVPPQIRLFVALVTTFALTPILVSILKPLVDDASPLTLALLIGTELLVGSVIGLGGRVFFLALQTMLAVMASAIGLSSIPGTPVGDTDPAPPVVPLIMAAVTTLFFLTDQHWQVLRGLMNSYDVWRPGEKLSGEMALNQLVNRLTDAFVLTLRITSPFIVYSIVVNFSVGLINKLTPAIPVYFVSVPFVLFGGFLLLYLTSDELLTQFMLGLSSWLAG; this comes from the coding sequence GTGATTAGCGGTCTCACCGACAACGTGCTCGCCACGTTCATCGTGTTCTGCCGCATCGGTGCCTGCCTGATGCTGGTGCCAGGCTATTCCAGCGTGAACGTTCCGCCGCAGATCCGGCTGTTCGTCGCGCTGGTTACGACGTTCGCGCTGACGCCGATCCTGGTCTCAATCCTGAAGCCGCTCGTGGACGACGCTTCGCCACTGACGCTGGCGCTGCTGATCGGCACCGAGTTGCTGGTCGGCAGCGTCATCGGTCTCGGCGGCCGTGTGTTCTTCCTCGCGCTCCAGACCATGCTGGCCGTGATGGCCAGCGCGATCGGCCTGAGCAGCATCCCGGGCACGCCGGTGGGTGACACCGATCCGGCCCCGCCCGTGGTCCCGCTCATCATGGCCGCGGTCACCACGCTGTTCTTCCTGACCGACCAGCACTGGCAGGTGCTGCGCGGGTTGATGAACTCGTACGACGTCTGGCGCCCCGGAGAGAAGCTGAGCGGCGAAATGGCGCTGAACCAGCTCGTGAACCGGCTCACGGACGCGTTCGTGCTGACGCTGCGGATCACCAGCCCCTTCATCGTCTACTCCATCGTCGTCAATTTTTCGGTCGGTCTCATCAACAAGTTGACGCCGGCGATTCCGGTCTATTTCGTCTCGGTGCCGTTCGTGCTGTTCGGCGGCTTCCTGCTGCTCTACCTCACCAGCGACGAGTTGCTGACGCAGTTCATGCTCGGCCTCTCGTCCTGGCTGGCGGGGTGA
- a CDS encoding rod-binding protein, whose product MIVTPTSDLVLDVLDAADPVAQHAATAKLHALKSSDADFAATMDAAGKAADQSAASVAEAQSGVVNGAPVHVIKKPGPDEVYRKFEAFILQTFVETMLPKESEEVFGKGTAGGIWKSMLAEQLGAQLAKGKGIGIAKQLAAAHPAGPDVTGKAG is encoded by the coding sequence ATGATCGTGACACCGACATCCGACCTCGTTCTAGACGTTCTCGACGCCGCCGATCCTGTGGCGCAACACGCGGCGACTGCCAAGCTCCATGCGCTGAAATCGTCCGACGCCGATTTTGCCGCAACGATGGACGCCGCCGGCAAGGCGGCGGATCAATCCGCCGCAAGCGTCGCCGAGGCGCAATCGGGCGTAGTGAACGGGGCGCCGGTGCATGTGATCAAGAAGCCCGGGCCGGACGAGGTCTATCGCAAGTTCGAAGCCTTCATCCTCCAGACCTTCGTCGAGACGATGCTGCCGAAGGAGTCGGAGGAGGTCTTCGGCAAGGGCACAGCCGGCGGCATCTGGAAATCGATGTTGGCCGAGCAGCTTGGCGCCCAACTTGCGAAGGGCAAAGGGATCGGAATTGCCAAACAGCTCGCAGCTGCGCATCCGGCGGGGCCGGACGTGACGGGCAAGGCCGGATGA
- a CDS encoding response regulator transcription factor — protein sequence MYIIVDDRESVANSYVGGLVREGVSSIGFSSGEFWDWLQSANESDLAAVDAFLLGECDARGSLPRAMRKRSAAPIIAMSGQKMLKNTLELFESGVDDVVHVPIHLREILARTAAIARRRVGELPRPCETRIQVFFNGRDPEIAGHALTLPRRELRILEYMVSNHGKWITKTQIFNAVYGIFESTFDESVIESHVSKLRKKLRDRLGFDAIVARRYVGYRLNIPANEAIDEPMQDLDDVGILLNRAHAAPAAYPAGN from the coding sequence ATGTATATTATCGTTGATGATCGCGAGAGCGTCGCGAACAGCTACGTAGGAGGACTCGTTCGCGAGGGTGTATCGTCGATCGGCTTCTCCTCCGGAGAATTCTGGGACTGGCTGCAATCCGCGAACGAATCGGACCTCGCAGCCGTCGATGCCTTCCTTCTGGGGGAGTGCGATGCCCGCGGAAGCCTGCCACGGGCGATGCGCAAGCGGTCTGCGGCTCCGATCATCGCGATGAGCGGCCAGAAGATGCTCAAGAACACGCTGGAGCTGTTCGAATCGGGTGTCGACGACGTCGTGCACGTGCCGATTCACCTGCGCGAGATCCTCGCTCGAACGGCCGCGATCGCACGCCGCCGGGTGGGCGAGTTGCCGCGGCCCTGCGAGACCAGGATCCAGGTCTTCTTCAACGGACGTGATCCCGAGATCGCGGGCCACGCCCTCACCCTGCCTCGCCGCGAGCTGCGCATCCTGGAATACATGGTCAGCAACCACGGCAAGTGGATTACCAAGACGCAGATCTTCAACGCCGTCTACGGCATCTTCGAATCCACTTTCGACGAGAGCGTGATCGAGAGCCACGTCAGCAAGCTGCGCAAGAAGCTTCGCGACCGCCTCGGCTTCGACGCCATCGTGGCACGGCGCTATGTCGGATACCGGCTCAACATCCCCGCCAACGAGGCCATTGACGAGCCGATGCAGGATCTCGACGACGTCGGCATCCTGCTGAACCGGGCCCATGCCGCCCCGGCGGCGTACCCGGCCGGCAACTGA
- a CDS encoding flagellar hook-associated family protein, whose translation MMSANYISTLMLSSSLRYSITNNQAALSKASTEATTGRFADVGLQLGATTGGDVTLRADLNFADQLVDTNGLVAGRLDVTQDRITQLSTTATDFLKDLIAARSTDGGGRIILPPASSNLQDLIGALNISYNGSYLFSGINTQNQPITAYTAGSASKNQVDSDFLASFGFSQSSASVSSITPAQMQTFLNTSFDAEFASPAWNTNWSTATDQVMQSRISTTEIADTSVSANQIAFRKLAEAYTMMADLGNANLNQSTFQVVVDKAIGLVGSAITDLAALGGSVGTVQQRITTATDKLKTQKDILSNQIVGMEKVDPAEASTRVNALQTQIQTALALTSQLQKISLINYL comes from the coding sequence ATGATGAGCGCAAACTACATTTCCACCCTGATGTTGTCCTCGTCGTTGAGGTATTCCATCACGAACAACCAGGCCGCGCTGAGCAAGGCCTCGACGGAAGCAACCACCGGCCGCTTCGCCGATGTCGGCCTCCAGCTTGGTGCGACCACGGGCGGCGACGTCACCCTGCGGGCAGACCTGAACTTCGCCGACCAACTGGTCGATACCAACGGGCTCGTCGCAGGGCGCCTGGATGTGACCCAGGACCGCATCACCCAGCTCAGCACGACCGCCACGGATTTCCTCAAGGATCTGATCGCTGCCCGCAGCACCGACGGCGGCGGGCGTATCATCCTGCCGCCTGCGTCCTCCAACCTCCAGGATCTGATCGGCGCGCTGAACATCTCGTACAACGGCTCTTATCTGTTCTCGGGCATCAACACGCAGAACCAGCCGATTACGGCTTACACCGCCGGCTCGGCCAGCAAGAACCAGGTCGACAGCGACTTCCTTGCTTCTTTCGGCTTCTCGCAATCCTCGGCAAGCGTGAGCAGCATTACGCCGGCTCAAATGCAGACGTTTCTCAACACCAGCTTCGATGCCGAATTCGCAAGCCCGGCCTGGAACACCAACTGGTCGACGGCGACCGACCAGGTCATGCAAAGCAGGATCTCCACGACCGAGATCGCCGATACGTCCGTCAGTGCCAACCAGATCGCCTTCCGCAAGCTCGCCGAGGCCTACACCATGATGGCTGATCTCGGGAATGCGAACCTCAATCAATCGACGTTCCAGGTGGTCGTGGACAAGGCCATCGGCCTCGTCGGCAGCGCCATTACGGATCTTGCTGCGCTCGGCGGCAGCGTCGGAACGGTCCAGCAGCGGATCACCACCGCGACCGACAAGCTCAAGACCCAGAAAGACATTCTGAGCAACCAGATCGTCGGCATGGAGAAGGTCGATCCGGCGGAAGCGTCGACGCGGGTCAATGCCTTGCAGACCCAGATCCAAACCGCGCTCGCGCTCACCTCGCAGCTCCAGAAGATCAGCCTGATCAACTATCTCTGA
- the flaF gene encoding flagellar biosynthesis regulator FlaF, which produces MTFEAYETVVEDSGYEARGRERQALSLGIERLERLQKEQRFSIEDQVQSLLYVRRLWTIFIEDLAHPENGLPEQLRADIISIGLWVVKETDRLREDRSNDVMQLVEINRLIRDAL; this is translated from the coding sequence ATGACTTTTGAAGCCTATGAGACGGTCGTTGAAGACAGCGGCTACGAGGCGCGAGGGCGCGAGCGCCAGGCGCTCAGCCTCGGCATCGAGCGGTTGGAGCGTCTCCAGAAGGAGCAGCGCTTCAGCATCGAGGACCAGGTCCAGAGCCTGCTCTATGTCCGGCGGCTATGGACAATCTTCATCGAGGATCTCGCTCATCCCGAGAACGGGCTGCCCGAGCAACTGCGCGCTGACATCATCTCCATCGGCCTGTGGGTGGTCAAGGAGACCGATCGTCTGCGTGAAGATCGCTCGAACGACGTCATGCAGCTCGTCGAAATCAACCGCCTGATCCGAGACGCGCTTTAA
- the flbT gene encoding flagellar biosynthesis repressor FlbT, whose amino-acid sequence MKISLRAGERIYINGAVLRVDRKVSLELVNDVMFLLEGQVMQASDATTAMRQLYFIVQLMLMNPTDIGAAASLYGQHHAALLAVCENREMLDGLAAIDEMVGGTRYFEALKRIRALFPLEQAILAGATESPFKAA is encoded by the coding sequence ATGAAGATTTCCTTGCGCGCGGGTGAACGAATCTACATCAACGGTGCGGTGCTGCGCGTGGATCGCAAGGTCTCGCTCGAGCTCGTCAACGACGTGATGTTCCTGCTCGAAGGGCAGGTGATGCAGGCTTCCGACGCCACCACGGCGATGCGCCAGCTCTATTTCATCGTCCAGCTCATGCTGATGAACCCGACGGACATCGGCGCCGCCGCTTCGCTCTATGGACAGCATCATGCGGCCCTCCTTGCCGTGTGCGAGAACCGCGAAATGCTAGACGGGCTCGCCGCGATCGACGAGATGGTCGGCGGGACCCGATACTTCGAGGCGCTGAAGCGGATCCGGGCGCTGTTTCCCCTGGAGCAGGCCATCCTGGCCGGCGCCACGGAATCCCCATTCAAGGCGGCCTGA
- the flgD gene encoding flagellar hook assembly protein FlgD, whose product MNVPSATDTSGTNPAGSTSTGATSMSKGVDYNTFLQLLIAEMKNQDPTNPTDTSQYMSQFAQLSTVEQAMQTNTKLDSLLSSQSLSQADGLIGKTVSFTDSTGATFSGKVASISINSNGSVATLQDGTKVAVGPGLTISG is encoded by the coding sequence ATGAACGTCCCCAGCGCGACCGATACCAGCGGCACCAATCCGGCCGGTTCGACTTCAACCGGCGCGACCTCGATGAGCAAGGGCGTCGACTACAATACCTTCCTCCAGCTCCTCATCGCAGAGATGAAGAACCAGGATCCGACCAATCCGACCGATACCTCGCAATATATGAGCCAGTTCGCCCAGCTCTCGACCGTCGAGCAGGCGATGCAAACCAATACCAAGCTGGATTCGCTATTGTCCTCCCAGTCGTTGTCGCAGGCGGACGGGTTGATCGGGAAGACCGTCAGCTTCACCGACTCGACCGGTGCCACCTTCAGCGGCAAGGTCGCCTCGATCTCGATCAACAGCAACGGTTCCGTCGCAACCCTTCAGGACGGTACCAAGGTTGCGGTCGGCCCCGGCCTCACGATCAGCGGCTAG
- the fliQ gene encoding flagellar biosynthesis protein FliQ, protein MNERDALDIVQAAIWTILVACGPAVGAAMLVGILIALIQALTQIQEATLTFVPKIIVILVVVAISGSFIGAHLSTFTEMVYSRIEHGF, encoded by the coding sequence ATGAACGAGCGGGATGCTCTCGACATCGTCCAGGCCGCGATCTGGACCATTCTCGTCGCCTGCGGACCCGCAGTCGGGGCGGCGATGCTGGTCGGCATCCTCATCGCGCTGATCCAGGCCCTGACCCAGATCCAGGAGGCGACGCTGACCTTCGTTCCGAAGATCATCGTCATTCTCGTCGTCGTGGCCATCTCCGGCTCCTTCATCGGTGCGCATCTCTCCACCTTCACCGAGATGGTCTATTCGCGGATCGAGCACGGCTTCTGA
- a CDS encoding MarR family winged helix-turn-helix transcriptional regulator produces MILAREAIELLGQVARILWFEGTKHGMRDREWMALRFLSRANRFSRTPSALASYVGTTRGTASFIIGELERLGYLERKRSAKDKRSVMLSVTLQGKKFLARDPVNGLIEAIAVLEEDSKIRFRDTLRQVLDQADAAEQRHHTDVCKRCIFLREDRISSENKTTVEFTCRLFRAPIAESEVDLLCTSYEHHRQ; encoded by the coding sequence ATGATTTTGGCCCGCGAAGCGATTGAATTACTGGGACAGGTGGCACGAATCCTGTGGTTCGAAGGCACCAAGCACGGCATGCGCGATCGCGAGTGGATGGCACTGCGGTTCCTCTCCCGTGCCAACCGCTTCTCCAGGACGCCATCGGCGCTGGCGAGCTATGTCGGCACCACACGTGGCACCGCCTCGTTCATCATCGGCGAGCTCGAGAGGCTCGGCTATCTGGAACGCAAGCGCTCCGCCAAGGACAAGCGCTCTGTGATGCTGAGTGTGACGTTGCAGGGAAAGAAGTTTCTGGCGCGCGATCCCGTCAATGGCCTGATCGAGGCTATCGCCGTCCTCGAGGAGGACAGCAAGATCCGCTTTCGCGACACCTTGCGACAGGTGCTCGATCAGGCGGATGCCGCCGAACAGCGGCACCACACCGACGTCTGCAAGCGATGCATCTTCCTCCGCGAGGATCGCATCAGCTCCGAGAACAAGACGACGGTCGAGTTCACCTGCCGGTTGTTTCGCGCGCCGATCGCGGAGAGCGAGGTGGATTTGCTATGCACCAGCTACGAACATCACCGCCAATAG
- the flgK gene encoding flagellar hook-associated protein FlgK, producing MSLTSALDSARSSLMASGIQSSTISRNIAGASTTGYSRKITELDNLPGAGVYVAAIQRAASSGLYSNVLTATSAAATQSAIYDGLQKIASATVDDPQLDQSPTAQLNALKQALQQYANAPDNTTLAQAAVTSAKDMATALNQATQTVQSVREGADADMNISVQNINQLLSQFQTVNTAIVKGTIAGDDVTDYLDQRDNIVSKLSQEVGVTMSIRTNGDAALYTDSGVVLFDKTARTVSFAPTTSYSASITGNAVFIDGVPVTGANSVMPIKSGKLAGLAQLRDKDTVTYQSQLDEVARGLINAFRESDQSGAALPDVPGLFTYPGAPAMPASATVSVGLAATISVAASVDPAQGGNPNLLRDGAISGNVAYKYNTVGNGGYSTRLQQLISNMDASQPFDATTQGKPNGSLIDYASSSTSWIENQRKTANDSSQYQTTLLNRSTTALSNVSGVNMDDEMSLMLQVERTYSASSKIISTVDQMMQSLLAAVGN from the coding sequence ATGTCCCTTACATCTGCCCTCGACTCTGCCCGCTCTTCGCTTATGGCGTCGGGCATCCAGTCCTCGACCATTTCGCGCAACATTGCCGGCGCCAGCACCACCGGCTATTCGCGCAAGATCACCGAGCTGGACAATCTCCCCGGCGCCGGCGTCTATGTGGCGGCGATCCAGCGCGCGGCGTCGTCGGGCCTGTACAGCAACGTCCTGACCGCAACCTCAGCGGCGGCCACGCAGAGCGCGATCTATGACGGTCTCCAGAAGATCGCGTCCGCCACGGTGGACGATCCGCAGCTCGATCAGTCGCCGACGGCTCAGCTCAATGCGCTGAAGCAGGCGTTGCAGCAATATGCCAACGCGCCTGACAACACCACGCTGGCGCAAGCAGCCGTCACGTCCGCCAAGGACATGGCGACAGCGCTCAACCAGGCGACTCAGACCGTGCAGTCGGTCCGCGAAGGCGCGGATGCCGACATGAATATATCGGTCCAGAACATCAATCAGTTGCTCTCCCAGTTCCAGACTGTCAACACGGCGATCGTGAAGGGAACGATCGCTGGCGACGACGTGACCGATTATCTCGATCAGCGCGACAACATCGTCTCGAAGCTGTCGCAGGAAGTCGGCGTCACGATGTCGATCCGCACCAACGGCGATGCCGCGCTCTACACCGACAGCGGCGTGGTCCTGTTCGACAAGACCGCGCGCACCGTGAGCTTCGCCCCGACCACCTCCTATTCGGCGAGCATCACAGGCAACGCGGTCTTCATCGACGGCGTGCCCGTGACCGGCGCCAATTCGGTGATGCCGATCAAGTCCGGTAAGCTGGCCGGTCTCGCCCAACTGCGCGACAAGGATACGGTCACCTATCAGAGCCAGCTCGACGAAGTCGCCCGTGGCCTGATCAACGCTTTCAGGGAAAGCGATCAATCGGGCGCTGCGCTGCCTGATGTTCCCGGCCTCTTCACCTATCCCGGCGCGCCCGCGATGCCGGCGAGCGCCACCGTCTCGGTGGGTCTAGCCGCCACGATCTCGGTTGCCGCATCGGTCGACCCGGCCCAGGGCGGCAACCCCAATCTGCTGCGCGACGGTGCGATCAGCGGCAACGTCGCCTACAAATACAATACGGTCGGCAACGGCGGCTATTCGACGCGGCTTCAGCAGCTCATCAGCAATATGGATGCCTCGCAGCCGTTCGATGCAACGACGCAAGGCAAGCCGAACGGCAGCTTGATCGATTACGCGTCGTCATCGACGAGCTGGATCGAAAATCAACGCAAGACCGCCAACGACAGCTCCCAGTATCAGACGACGCTGCTCAACCGCAGCACGACGGCGCTGTCGAACGTCAGCGGCGTCAACATGGACGACGAGATGTCATTGATGCTCCAGGTCGAGCGGACCTACTCGGCGTCATCCAAGATCATTTCGACCGTCGATCAGATGATGCAGAGCCTGCTGGCCGCCGTGGGGAATTAA